A genomic stretch from Candidatus Thermoplasmatota archaeon includes:
- the hpt gene encoding hypoxanthine/guanine phosphoribosyltransferase translates to MSLELLKKSMFEVPVVKKGDYDYVIHPITDGVPYIKPDLLDEVAKEMEKLIKKCGKIDRIVTMEAMGIPLASALSLSMKIPFTIIRKRSYGLPDEFSVEQVTGYSKSKLYINGLKKSDKIVIVDDVLSTGGTLKAVLSVFKKIGVDVKGVFIAIDKGNVADKIKTEYNVPITALINIDVMDGKVVIKNM, encoded by the coding sequence ATGAGTCTTGAGTTGTTGAAAAAATCTATGTTTGAGGTACCTGTTGTGAAAAAAGGTGATTATGATTATGTTATCCATCCTATAACCGATGGGGTTCCATATATCAAACCTGATTTGTTAGATGAAGTGGCTAAAGAGATGGAAAAACTCATTAAAAAATGCGGTAAGATTGATAGGATTGTAACTATGGAGGCCATGGGTATACCTCTTGCTTCTGCATTGTCCTTGAGCATGAAGATACCATTTACAATTATTAGGAAGAGATCATATGGTTTGCCTGATGAATTTAGCGTGGAACAAGTCACAGGTTATTCAAAATCAAAACTTTACATAAATGGTTTAAAAAAAAGTGATAAAATCGTTATTGTTGATGATGTACTAAGCACAGGTGGCACCCTTAAGGCTGTATTATCTGTCTTTAAAAAGATAGGTGTAGACGTAAAAGGTGTTTTTATAGCTATTGACAAGGGAAACGTGGCAGATAAGATAAAAACCGAGTATAATGTACCGATAACTGCTTTGATAAACATTGATGTTATGGATGGAAAGGTTGTTATAAAAAACATGTAG
- the mfnA gene encoding tyrosine decarboxylase MfnA, with translation MEKRKHSKKKHKIILKELDKYRYKDFTFASGRILGSMCTQPHPIAKEAYFKFLETNLGDPELFPGTKNIETKLISFISDLLNAPKGSGGQIVSGGTEGNINAMWLAKRLTNKKEIIVPGSAHFSFQKIASLMDMKIVITPLNKDYVIDTVKLKEKIGKDTAAVVGVAGSTELGTIDPIPEISEICLDEHVFLHVDAAFGGFVIPFLKQLGYDVPDFDFKLKGVSTVSIDAHKMGYSAIPLGVLIFRNKEWVDEISVESNCVSSERQSGILGTRSGGPVAAAYAVIRYLGKNGYRDLVKRCMENTYYTQCRIEDIGLKLVTKPIMNVIGVRMKKPAAVVNKLTEYGWKVNKMNRISCIRIVLMPHVTKKVIDRFIPDLKKVCEEVGEL, from the coding sequence AAAAAACATAAAATAATATTAAAAGAGTTAGATAAATATAGATATAAGGATTTTACTTTCGCTAGTGGCCGTATACTTGGTTCTATGTGTACCCAGCCGCATCCCATTGCGAAGGAGGCTTATTTCAAGTTTTTAGAAACCAATCTTGGAGATCCGGAGCTATTTCCTGGTACAAAAAACATAGAAACAAAATTAATCTCATTCATTTCTGATTTGTTAAATGCACCAAAAGGTTCTGGTGGACAGATAGTTAGTGGTGGTACAGAGGGAAATATAAATGCTATGTGGCTTGCAAAACGATTAACAAACAAAAAAGAAATCATAGTTCCTGGGAGTGCACATTTTTCTTTCCAGAAAATAGCATCACTTATGGATATGAAGATTGTTATCACCCCTCTGAACAAAGATTATGTTATTGATACAGTTAAGCTAAAAGAAAAGATAGGTAAAGACACAGCTGCTGTTGTAGGTGTAGCGGGTTCAACTGAACTTGGGACAATAGATCCTATACCAGAGATTAGCGAGATATGCTTAGATGAACATGTTTTTTTACATGTTGATGCTGCTTTTGGTGGTTTTGTTATACCATTTTTAAAACAACTAGGATATGATGTACCTGATTTTGATTTCAAACTTAAAGGTGTCAGTACAGTATCTATAGATGCACATAAAATGGGTTATTCAGCTATACCACTTGGTGTACTTATTTTTAGAAACAAAGAATGGGTTGATGAGATAAGTGTTGAATCTAATTGTGTTAGCAGCGAGAGACAGAGTGGTATTCTTGGTACAAGATCTGGTGGGCCTGTTGCCGCAGCATATGCAGTTATAAGATATCTTGGTAAAAATGGTTACAGGGATTTGGTTAAAAGATGCATGGAAAACACTTATTACACCCAATGTAGAATAGAGGATATAGGATTGAAATTAGTTACAAAACCTATTATGAATGTTATCGGTGTTAGAATGAAAAAACCTGCAGCAGTAGTAAATAAGTTAACCGAGTATGGGTGGAAGGTTAATAAAATGAATAGAATATCATGTATTCGCATCGTTCTGATGCCACATGTAACAAAAAAGGTTATTGATAGGTTTATACCTGATTTGAAAAAAGTTTGTGAGGAGGTTGGAGAACTATGA
- a CDS encoding DUF2116 family Zn-ribbon domain-containing protein, whose amino-acid sequence MVEKIAQHTHCHMCGKAIPANETLCSEECKQKYQNLLKKRRRYIYIMYGAIAVMVIVLILSSMMSSTY is encoded by the coding sequence ATGGTAGAGAAAATAGCACAACATACGCATTGTCATATGTGTGGGAAAGCAATACCTGCTAATGAAACACTTTGCTCAGAGGAATGTAAACAGAAGTATCAGAATTTGTTGAAGAAAAGGAGACGGTATATATACATAATGTATGGGGCAATCGCAGTGATGGTAATTGTGTTAATATTGTCATCTATGATGTCGTCTACATATTAA
- a CDS encoding MEMO1 family protein produces the protein MEKIRKAVVAGQFYDWDKRSLEESIKECFLDKRGPRSFPKFAEKNKNILGLVVPHAGYVYSGAIAAHSYHYLSKNGFADTFVVLGPNHTGQGSGVSVMTEGLWETPLGKVPINDKLAKQICKSIIDMDDSAHAYEHSIEVQLPFLQFIAGSKKFDFVPICMAMQDFETAKEVGEIIAEAIKKTGVKTVIVASSDFSHVGFNYMSMPPRGMRVDEYAEKQDEIAIKKILELDPKGLIDVVHQNDITMCGYGPVASMLVASKLLGAKQAELLKYGTSYEVQPSSSCVGYGALAVY, from the coding sequence TTGGAGAAAATTAGAAAAGCTGTTGTAGCAGGCCAGTTTTACGATTGGGACAAACGAAGTTTGGAGGAAAGCATCAAAGAATGTTTTTTAGATAAACGGGGACCTAGAAGCTTTCCGAAGTTTGCTGAGAAAAACAAAAATATTTTAGGATTGGTTGTGCCTCATGCTGGTTATGTTTATTCTGGTGCCATAGCTGCTCATTCTTATCATTATCTCTCAAAAAATGGTTTCGCTGATACCTTCGTAGTTCTTGGTCCTAACCACACAGGACAAGGATCAGGGGTCTCAGTGATGACAGAAGGTTTATGGGAGACACCGCTTGGAAAAGTACCTATAAATGATAAGCTTGCGAAACAGATATGCAAGAGCATAATAGACATGGATGATAGTGCACATGCATATGAACACAGCATAGAAGTCCAACTACCTTTTTTACAGTTCATTGCAGGATCTAAAAAATTTGACTTCGTACCAATATGCATGGCTATGCAGGATTTTGAGACAGCAAAAGAGGTTGGTGAGATCATAGCTGAGGCGATCAAAAAAACTGGTGTTAAAACAGTTATTGTTGCTAGTAGTGATTTTTCTCATGTTGGTTTTAATTATATGAGTATGCCACCTAGGGGTATGAGGGTTGATGAGTACGCGGAGAAACAGGACGAAATCGCTATTAAAAAAATACTGGAGTTGGATCCAAAAGGGCTTATTGATGTGGTACATCAAAACGATATAACAATGTGTGGCTATGGTCCTGTTGCATCTATGCTTGTCGCATCAAAATTATTGGGTGCGAAACAAGCAGAATTGCTTAAATATGGGACCTCATATGAGGTGCAACCCAGCAGCTCCTGTGTCGGATACGGTGCATTAGCTGTGTATTAA